The following are encoded together in the Timaviella obliquedivisa GSE-PSE-MK23-08B genome:
- a CDS encoding EutN/CcmL family microcompartment protein codes for MQIARVCGTVVSTQKEYSLTGVKFLVVQYIDDEGHPVPGYEVAADSVGAGIDEWVLVSRGSAARQTPGGDSRPLDALVVGIIDTVSVNNLRFYDKRDRDR; via the coding sequence ATGCAAATCGCGAGAGTTTGTGGCACCGTTGTCAGCACCCAAAAGGAATATAGCCTAACGGGCGTTAAGTTCCTGGTCGTGCAGTACATCGATGATGAAGGGCATCCGGTTCCCGGTTACGAGGTCGCAGCGGATAGCGTTGGAGCAGGCATTGATGAATGGGTATTAGTGAGTCGGGGGAGCGCCGCTAGGCAGACTCCCGGTGGCGATTCTCGCCCTCTTGATGCCTTAGTCGTTGGCATTATCGACACTGTTAGTGTTAATAACCTCCGGTTCTATGACAAGCGCGACCGCGATCGGTAG